Within the Echinicola sp. 20G genome, the region AAGGGTGTTATTATTTTCAAGTTGCTGTTGGACCTGTGGGATAATATCCAACACAGGAAGGTTTATTTTTGAGGGATCGAAAGCCAAAGTAGTATTATTTGTTAAACCAAAGGTAAGGGGAGTATTGGTTTAATTCAAGGCTTTGATCCTCATAAAAAATTAAGGCCATCTTGGGATTTCCTAAGATGGCCTTACATTAAATGGGTTCTTTTCTGATTAGGGTTACTCGATATTTGCCTTTGCCATTCCGTACTCCCAGCGAACTTCAAAACCATCTTCTACCACCTCATAGACCAATCTTTCTTCCATAGTTGAAGATTCCATAGAAGGTACCGTTACACGAAGTACATCTTTGCTTTCATCATAGTCATAGGCACCCCACTGCTTGGCAACAGAGTTAAAAATAAAAACGGATTCTTCCTCTCCCGGAATGATGAAAAAGCTGTATTTACCAGCTGGTAACGTTTCTCCTTCTACTTTAATGTCTTTATCAGTTTCAAATGTAGTAGCATCATTTGCTCCTGCTCTCCACACTTTTCCAAAAGGTACTAAGTCTCCCCAGATTTGTCTGCCCTTTACACCTGGACTGGAATAGTTAATGGTAATGGTAGCACCATCGATCTCACCTGAGGCAGTAGCAGCTGGACTGGCCTTTTCTTGTGCATAGACACTAATACATACTAATAAGCTTAAAACAGTTAAAAAGCTAAGCTTGTTGATCATGCTTGTTTTCATGGATTTTTTATTGTTTTGGTTTTGTCTCAATATAAGGAAAAACTAAGAATTATGGCTCAGGATAGAAGTAAAAATCAATCATAGCAAAACAAAAAAAGAGACTCCTTTTATAAAGAAATCTCTTTTAAGAATATATTACAACATTAAATACTGGTTAAGCAATCACCCCAGAACCAATGCTTTCCTCACCTTCATACCAAGCCACAAACTGCCCGGAGGCAATTCCCTTTTGTGCTTGATCAAACAGGACATAAAGACCATTTTCCTTCATGATTAAGGTGGCCATGCTCAAAGGTTGTCTGTACCTGATTCTTGCCAAATAACGCTTACTTTGACCTTCGGTCAAGCGAAGATCTTCTCTGATCCAGTGTACGTCTTCTTTAGGTACAAATAATCCGTGTCTCAGCAGTCCAGGATGTTCTTCACCCAAACCTGTATAAATGATATTTTCTTTGGTATCCGTTTGGATCACAAATAATGGTTTACCCGTTCCCCCAACATTTAAGCCCTTCCTTTGACCAACCGTAAAATAATGGGCTCCATTATGTTCTGCTATTTTTTTGCCTTGTTCGGCATGATATTGAAGCGGTAAACAAATTTCATCCAATACTTCCTGGTCAAGGTCTTCCGCTGTCATCCCCGCAGGTATTTGCTGCCTTTTGTAAATCGGTAAATCATCAGGGACAACTAAAATATCACCTTTCTTTGGTTTCAACTGTTGCTGCAAAAAATCTGGCAATCTTACTTTTCCAATAAAGCAGAGACCTTGGCTATCCTTCTTGTCCGCAGTGATCAAATCCTGCTCTTTGGCGATTTTTCTCACCTCTGACTTTTGCAAGTGGCCAATTGGAAAAAGGGCTTTGGATAATTGCTCCTGACTAAGCTGACAAAGAAAATAGCTCTGATCTTTATTGTTGTCTGCACCGGCCAATAATTGGAATACAGTTTCTCCATCCACTGTCAGCTCACCTTTTTGACAATAATGCCCAGTGGCCACATAATCCGCTTTGAGTTTTTGGGCTGCTTTCAGAAAAATATCAAATTTAATCTCTCGGTTGCACAGCACATCAGGATTGGGGGTCCTGCCTGCTTTGTATTCAGCAAACATATAATCCACTATTCTTTCCCTGTATTCCTCACTTAGGTCAATTGCTTGAAAAGGTATCCCCAGCTTTTCTGCAACCAACATAGCGTCTGTACTGTCTTCCATCCAGGGACATTCATTGGAAATGGTTACGGATTCGTCATGCCAGTTTTTCATAAACATGCCTATGACTTCATAACCTTCTTTTTGGAGTAAATAGGCGGCTACAGAGCTGTCCACGCCGCCGGAAAGTCCCACTACTACTCTTTTTTTATCTTTCATGACTTTTACATTTTCATGGGGTCAAGGCCCATGAGGTTTAGTAATAAGCAATCAACATGTATGATTGCAGTTTTGGTTCACAAAAATAACGAATTTGATCGGCTTTCTCTTGAGGTTTTAAAATGTCTTGACATCTTAGATGATGGACTTGACATTCATCTATACTTAAGTGCTAAAAGCTATTCCATGAAAATTGTCTACTTTTGTGCTCATGAATAATTTTGATCATAAAGGAAAGGTAGTCGTTACTTGTAAAGATAGGTTTGCACCTTATTTGGAGCAGGAACTCAAAGAACTTGGTTTCAAGCCGAAGAATGTCAACAGGACCAGTGTGGAACTGTATGCCAGTCTCAACCAATGTATTTTTCTGAATATGCATTTGAGGGTGGCCAGCCATGTCCTTTTTGAAATTAAGTCATTCTATTTGCACCACGCCAAGGATATTTATAGGAGAATTAAGGCTTTACCTTGGGAAAATTACATCGACAAGGATACTTATTTTTCTGTCGTTTCTCATGTAGAGAATGAAAGTATCAACAATCCCTTATTTGTTAACGTAAAGGTCAAGGATGCGATCGTCGACCGTTTTAGAGAAAACACAGGAATAAGGCCTGATACAGGTTCAGAGTTTGAAGGAGCTGTCATTCAATTGTACTGGAAAGACACACAGGCTTCTTTGTTCATCAATACATCGGGAGATA harbors:
- a CDS encoding DUF2911 domain-containing protein, with protein sequence MKTSMINKLSFLTVLSLLVCISVYAQEKASPAATASGEIDGATITINYSSPGVKGRQIWGDLVPFGKVWRAGANDATTFETDKDIKVEGETLPAGKYSFFIIPGEEESVFIFNSVAKQWGAYDYDESKDVLRVTVPSMESSTMEERLVYEVVEDGFEVRWEYGMAKANIE
- the mnmA gene encoding tRNA 2-thiouridine(34) synthase MnmA — protein: MKDKKRVVVGLSGGVDSSVAAYLLQKEGYEVIGMFMKNWHDESVTISNECPWMEDSTDAMLVAEKLGIPFQAIDLSEEYRERIVDYMFAEYKAGRTPNPDVLCNREIKFDIFLKAAQKLKADYVATGHYCQKGELTVDGETVFQLLAGADNNKDQSYFLCQLSQEQLSKALFPIGHLQKSEVRKIAKEQDLITADKKDSQGLCFIGKVRLPDFLQQQLKPKKGDILVVPDDLPIYKRQQIPAGMTAEDLDQEVLDEICLPLQYHAEQGKKIAEHNGAHYFTVGQRKGLNVGGTGKPLFVIQTDTKENIIYTGLGEEHPGLLRHGLFVPKEDVHWIREDLRLTEGQSKRYLARIRYRQPLSMATLIMKENGLYVLFDQAQKGIASGQFVAWYEGEESIGSGVIA